A window of the Gordonia humi genome harbors these coding sequences:
- a CDS encoding PHP domain-containing protein, whose amino-acid sequence MLTADLHTHTRYSDGTDTPQELLAAARAAGLTTVGLTDHDTADGWAETAEHVPAGMRVIPGAEFSTKHPREDGSLVSVHLLGYLFRPDDAAIVAEWHRIVDERTRRGERIVESLVAAGYPVTVERVQEIAGRSNIGRPHIARALIDAGVIGSVAAAFDGILEDGGPHHVTLRSTTLVDGIAMIAAAGGVPVIAHPRARTAADLLTADVLASLVPLGLVGLEVRHPDHDDASRAELAGIATDLGLLQTGSSDYHGANKTLRIGQERTDDAVVEEIVERGAVAPFVG is encoded by the coding sequence ATGCTCACCGCCGATCTGCACACCCATACCCGGTATTCGGACGGGACCGACACTCCACAGGAGTTGTTGGCCGCGGCGCGGGCGGCGGGGCTGACCACGGTCGGGCTCACCGACCACGACACGGCCGACGGTTGGGCCGAGACCGCCGAACACGTGCCGGCCGGCATGCGGGTGATACCCGGAGCCGAGTTCTCCACGAAGCATCCGCGCGAGGACGGCTCGCTCGTCTCCGTGCACCTGCTCGGCTATCTGTTCCGCCCGGACGATGCGGCGATCGTCGCCGAATGGCACCGCATCGTCGACGAACGGACTCGGCGCGGAGAACGGATCGTCGAGAGCCTCGTCGCGGCCGGTTATCCGGTGACCGTCGAGCGGGTCCAGGAGATCGCCGGACGCAGCAACATCGGCCGCCCGCACATCGCACGAGCACTCATCGACGCGGGCGTGATCGGCAGCGTCGCGGCGGCGTTCGACGGAATCCTCGAAGACGGCGGACCGCACCATGTGACTCTGCGGTCCACGACGCTCGTCGACGGCATCGCGATGATCGCCGCGGCCGGGGGAGTGCCGGTCATCGCGCATCCGCGCGCCCGAACGGCGGCCGATCTGCTCACAGCCGACGTCCTCGCCTCTCTCGTCCCGCTCGGCCTGGTCGGGCTGGAGGTGCGCCACCCCGACCACGACGACGCCTCGCGTGCCGAACTCGCGGGCATCGCAACCGATCTCGGACTGCTGCAGACCGGGTCGAGCGACTATCACGGCGCCAACAAGACTCTCCGCATCGGCCAGGAACGCACCGACGACGCCGTCGTCGAGGAGATCGTCGAGCGCGGCGCCGTCGCACCGTTCGTCGGTTAG
- a CDS encoding CD225/dispanin family protein codes for MTSPHEPGGFGQDPYHRDPYAGPNQYGQPQYGQNPYGRPPVGPNPYGRLEPENNLVWGILATIFCCLPLGVVSIVKAASVSRLWAVGDFAGAQQAADDAKKFAIWSAVAAVAVWVVLVIVYVLFFVVLVASTSHT; via the coding sequence ATGACGTCTCCGCACGAGCCCGGCGGTTTCGGGCAGGATCCGTACCACCGGGACCCGTATGCCGGCCCGAACCAGTACGGCCAGCCCCAGTACGGTCAGAATCCGTACGGGCGACCGCCGGTCGGCCCGAACCCGTACGGGCGCCTGGAACCGGAGAACAACCTGGTCTGGGGAATTCTGGCAACGATCTTCTGCTGCCTGCCGCTGGGTGTCGTGTCGATAGTGAAGGCGGCGTCGGTGAGCCGCTTATGGGCCGTCGGCGACTTCGCCGGAGCGCAGCAGGCCGCCGATGACGCCAAGAAGTTCGCGATCTGGAGCGCGGTGGCCGCTGTCGCGGTGTGGGTCGTCCTGGTGATCGTCTACGTGCTGTTCTTCGTGGTGCTCGTGGCCAGCACCTCCCACACCTGA
- a CDS encoding diacylglycerol kinase: MTLRVVEWSTGTVGRHAIAGIDAHPDLELVGVWVSDPAKVGKDAGRLAGLDRDLGVLATDDREALFALKPDAIVHTAMTDDRIMEAIADLTEFVSRGIDVVSSGPVLLQYPYGLVPDDMITPIVDAARSGGASLHVNGIDPGFANDVLPLSMTSLSQQIDKVVCMEIADYSTYYQPVVMGELFGFGKPMDHQSMIFTPGVLSMAWGSVVRQIAKGLDVALDEPLVERVEKVPADRDVDTVSVAIAEGTLAAAHFEVVGQVNGEDRIVLAHYTRTSPEQCPEWPTPDSGDGSYRIEIHGEPFLRVEMSHHARTGDHNVSGMIVTAQRLVNAVPAVVAAEPGLVTALDLPLVTGRGLVAT; encoded by the coding sequence ATGACTCTGCGCGTAGTTGAATGGTCCACCGGAACCGTCGGACGGCATGCGATCGCCGGAATCGACGCCCACCCAGATCTCGAACTCGTCGGAGTGTGGGTGTCCGACCCCGCCAAGGTCGGCAAGGACGCGGGGCGTCTGGCCGGGCTCGACCGCGACCTCGGTGTCCTCGCCACCGACGACCGCGAGGCGTTGTTCGCGCTGAAACCGGATGCGATCGTGCACACGGCGATGACCGACGATCGCATCATGGAGGCGATCGCCGACCTCACCGAGTTCGTCTCGCGCGGGATCGACGTGGTCTCCTCCGGGCCCGTCCTGCTCCAGTACCCGTACGGGCTGGTGCCCGACGACATGATCACGCCGATCGTGGACGCAGCCCGCTCCGGCGGCGCCAGCCTGCACGTGAACGGCATCGACCCGGGGTTCGCCAACGACGTGCTGCCGCTGTCGATGACGAGCCTGTCGCAGCAGATCGACAAGGTCGTCTGCATGGAGATCGCCGACTACTCGACGTACTATCAGCCCGTCGTGATGGGCGAGCTGTTCGGTTTCGGCAAGCCGATGGATCACCAGTCGATGATCTTCACCCCCGGTGTGCTGTCGATGGCGTGGGGCAGCGTCGTCCGACAGATCGCCAAGGGCCTGGACGTCGCTCTCGACGAGCCGCTCGTCGAACGCGTCGAGAAGGTCCCGGCCGATCGGGACGTCGACACGGTGTCCGTGGCGATCGCCGAGGGCACGCTCGCCGCCGCGCACTTCGAAGTGGTCGGCCAGGTGAACGGCGAGGACCGGATCGTCCTGGCGCACTACACGCGGACCAGTCCCGAGCAGTGCCCCGAGTGGCCCACACCCGACTCCGGCGACGGCTCGTATCGCATCGAGATCCACGGTGAGCCGTTCCTGCGGGTGGAGATGAGTCACCACGCCCGCACCGGCGACCACAACGTGTCCGGGATGATCGTCACCGCGCAGCGACTGGTGAACGCGGTGCCCGCCGTCGTCGCCGCCGAACCGGGCCTGGTGACCGCTCTCGACCTGCCGCTGGTCACCGGTCGGGGGCTCGTGGCGACGTAG
- a CDS encoding PaaI family thioesterase translates to MMVTDVRGRETPTALARRLIDEVVLGSPVATALALALDRVDVDDVALTMAMSDELTTVPGVIHGGAVATLIDTAGAAACASGVDGDDVTGGATTHLQIAYLGRACTDLRAAATVVHRTRATTHTDVVVSGTDGRVVARGQVTSRIFYRR, encoded by the coding sequence ATGATGGTCACCGATGTCCGCGGACGTGAGACGCCGACCGCGCTCGCTCGGCGTCTGATCGACGAGGTGGTGCTCGGATCGCCCGTCGCGACCGCGCTGGCACTGGCCCTGGATCGAGTGGACGTCGACGACGTCGCGCTGACCATGGCGATGTCCGACGAGCTGACGACTGTGCCCGGCGTGATCCACGGCGGGGCGGTGGCCACGCTGATCGACACCGCGGGCGCGGCGGCGTGCGCGTCCGGCGTCGACGGCGACGACGTGACCGGCGGCGCCACCACGCACCTGCAGATCGCCTATCTCGGTCGGGCGTGCACCGATCTGCGTGCGGCGGCGACGGTCGTGCACCGCACCCGCGCGACGACCCACACCGACGTCGTCGTCAGTGGGACCGACGGACGTGTCGTCGCGCGAGGTCAGGTGACGAGTCGGATCTTCTACCGGCGATGA
- a CDS encoding CD225/dispanin family protein encodes MTNPPGNNGDSADQPDPFAETQFGQPRPDAPQPPQGGDNPAPTPNPFGENPFAKDAPQFGEQPPQYGQPQSGSDYGQPQGQPDYGQPQGGAPQYGQQPPTYGQPQPDQPQYGQQPFGAVPQYPANPYAGAAAGPAPSNSMASAIIVTVLGFIGAWFTCLTLVAGIIGIVAIVKANGVNGLWTAGDAAGSQRAAADAKKWSNIAWIAFGVAIALWIILIVILFAVGGSAGYYHFD; translated from the coding sequence ATGACGAATCCGCCCGGAAACAACGGCGACTCCGCCGATCAGCCGGACCCGTTCGCCGAGACTCAGTTCGGGCAGCCACGTCCCGACGCTCCGCAGCCGCCGCAGGGCGGTGACAACCCGGCTCCGACGCCCAACCCGTTCGGCGAGAACCCGTTCGCCAAAGACGCGCCGCAGTTCGGTGAGCAGCCTCCCCAGTACGGCCAGCCGCAGAGCGGGTCCGATTACGGCCAGCCGCAGGGCCAGCCCGACTACGGCCAGCCGCAGGGCGGGGCGCCGCAGTACGGCCAGCAGCCGCCCACATACGGCCAGCCCCAGCCGGACCAGCCCCAGTACGGTCAGCAGCCGTTCGGCGCCGTGCCCCAGTACCCGGCCAACCCGTACGCCGGTGCCGCGGCCGGACCGGCGCCGTCGAACAGCATGGCCTCGGCGATCATCGTCACCGTGCTCGGTTTCATCGGCGCCTGGTTCACCTGCCTGACCCTGGTGGCGGGCATCATCGGCATCGTCGCGATCGTGAAGGCCAACGGCGTCAACGGGCTGTGGACCGCGGGCGACGCGGCCGGATCTCAGCGTGCGGCCGCGGATGCGAAGAAGTGGTCGAACATCGCCTGGATCGCCTTCGGTGTCGCCATCGCCCTCTGGATCATCCTGATCGTCATCCTCTTCGCGGTGGGCGGCTCGGCCGGCTACTACCACTTCGACTGA
- a CDS encoding DUF2752 domain-containing protein — protein sequence MSVSVGTTDRMLGVVTAVARHRVAGPAVILAGAAAAGALVWFADPMTPGGIIPPCPTNALLHIDCPGCGVSRAVYCLLHGDVAGALRFNAVAVVGLVLMAVAFVTYTVGLWRGRRVRSWQHWRYTPTAVMVVIGVWTVIRNIPIAPFDSLKV from the coding sequence ATGAGTGTCTCCGTCGGCACCACCGACCGGATGCTGGGCGTCGTGACAGCCGTCGCCCGGCACCGCGTCGCGGGCCCCGCAGTGATCCTCGCAGGCGCGGCGGCCGCCGGGGCGCTCGTGTGGTTCGCCGATCCGATGACCCCCGGCGGGATCATTCCGCCGTGTCCGACGAACGCGCTGCTGCACATCGACTGTCCCGGCTGCGGCGTCTCGCGAGCCGTGTACTGCCTGTTGCACGGCGATGTCGCGGGCGCACTGCGATTCAACGCCGTCGCCGTCGTCGGACTCGTCCTGATGGCGGTGGCGTTCGTGACCTACACGGTGGGACTCTGGCGCGGCCGCCGGGTACGCAGCTGGCAGCATTGGCGGTACACGCCGACCGCGGTGATGGTCGTGATCGGCGTCTGGACCGTGATCCGCAACATTCCGATCGCCCCTTTCGACAGCCTGAAGGTCTGA
- the purL gene encoding phosphoribosylformylglycinamidine synthase subunit PurL, with protein MSAQVDTVSHAVDTPDTPQPYAELGLKDDEYARIREILGRRPTDAELAMYSVMWSEHCSYKSSKKHLRYFGETTTDEMRAGMLAGIGENAGVVDVGDGWAVTFKVESHNHPSYVEPYQGAATGVGGIVRDIMAMGARPIAVMDQLRFGAADHPDTRRVVDGVVRGVGGYGNSLGLPNIGGETVFDPSYQGNPLVNALCAGVLRAEDLHLAFASGAGNKIILFGARTGLDGIGGVSVLASETFDDTAEDGPNRKKLPSVQVGDPFTEKVLIECCLDLYREGLVVGIQDLGGAGLSCATSELAAAGDGGMRIDLEQVPTRADGMTPAEVLSSESQERMCAVVAPENVDRFMEVCRKWDALATVIGEVTDGERLEIMWNGECVVDVPPRTVALEGPVYDRPLARPDWQDDVVASTTAGLTRPETGDELRATFLKMLASPALCSRKFITEQYDRYVRGNTVLAEHADSGMIRIDEHTGRGIAISTDASGRYTYLDPYNGARLALAEAFRNVAVSGARPGAVSNCLNFGSPEDPAVMWQFSEAVRGLADGCAELGIPVTGGNVSFYNQTGSTAILPTPVVAVLGVIDDVRRRIPNGIGTEPGETLILMGETLDEFDGSIWSQVEHDHLGGVPPKVDLQRERLLSDILIAASRDGLVSAAHDLSEGGLIQAVAEAALAGETGCRILLPEGADPFVTLFSESTGRVLVAVPRTEESRFTGMLTARQMPWTRIGVVDQGSDSLEVQDQFSVTLDELRKTHEGTLPKLFG; from the coding sequence GTGAGCGCCCAGGTAGATACCGTTTCCCACGCCGTCGATACGCCCGATACGCCGCAGCCGTATGCAGAGCTGGGTCTGAAGGACGACGAGTACGCCCGGATCCGCGAGATCCTGGGTCGTCGTCCGACCGACGCCGAACTCGCGATGTACTCGGTGATGTGGTCCGAGCACTGCAGCTACAAATCGTCGAAGAAGCATCTGCGCTACTTCGGGGAGACCACCACCGACGAGATGCGCGCGGGCATGCTCGCGGGCATCGGTGAGAACGCGGGCGTGGTGGATGTGGGTGACGGTTGGGCGGTGACCTTCAAGGTCGAGTCGCACAATCACCCGAGCTACGTCGAGCCCTACCAGGGGGCGGCGACCGGTGTCGGCGGCATCGTCCGGGACATCATGGCGATGGGCGCCCGTCCGATCGCGGTGATGGATCAGCTACGCTTCGGCGCGGCCGACCACCCCGATACGCGCCGCGTGGTGGACGGCGTGGTCCGCGGTGTCGGCGGCTACGGTAATTCGCTCGGCCTGCCGAACATCGGTGGTGAGACCGTGTTCGACCCCAGCTACCAGGGCAATCCGCTGGTCAACGCGCTGTGCGCCGGTGTGCTCCGCGCCGAGGACCTGCACCTGGCATTCGCTTCGGGCGCGGGCAACAAGATCATCCTGTTCGGCGCCCGCACCGGTCTGGACGGCATCGGCGGCGTGTCGGTGCTCGCTTCGGAGACCTTCGACGACACCGCCGAAGACGGGCCCAACCGCAAGAAGCTGCCGAGCGTTCAGGTCGGCGACCCGTTCACCGAGAAGGTTCTCATCGAGTGCTGCCTCGACCTGTACCGCGAGGGTCTGGTCGTCGGGATCCAGGACCTCGGCGGAGCCGGACTGTCGTGTGCGACGAGTGAACTCGCCGCGGCGGGCGACGGCGGCATGCGCATCGACCTCGAGCAGGTCCCGACGCGCGCTGACGGCATGACCCCGGCCGAGGTGCTCTCCAGCGAGTCGCAGGAGCGGATGTGCGCCGTCGTCGCTCCGGAGAACGTCGACCGCTTCATGGAGGTGTGCCGCAAGTGGGATGCGTTGGCCACCGTGATCGGCGAGGTCACCGACGGTGAGCGCCTCGAGATCATGTGGAACGGCGAATGCGTCGTCGACGTGCCGCCGCGGACCGTCGCCCTCGAGGGCCCCGTCTACGACCGCCCTCTGGCCCGTCCGGACTGGCAGGACGACGTCGTCGCCTCCACGACCGCGGGTCTGACGCGTCCGGAGACCGGCGACGAGCTCCGCGCGACGTTCCTGAAGATGCTGGCCAGCCCCGCGCTGTGCAGCCGCAAGTTCATCACCGAGCAGTACGACCGGTACGTCCGCGGCAACACCGTCCTGGCCGAGCACGCGGACTCCGGCATGATCCGCATCGACGAGCACACCGGTCGCGGCATCGCGATCTCGACCGACGCCTCCGGCCGGTACACCTACCTCGATCCGTACAACGGTGCGCGGCTCGCACTCGCCGAGGCGTTCCGCAACGTCGCCGTGTCGGGTGCCAGACCCGGCGCGGTGAGCAACTGCCTGAACTTCGGCTCACCCGAGGACCCGGCGGTCATGTGGCAGTTCAGCGAGGCCGTCCGCGGTCTCGCCGACGGCTGCGCAGAACTCGGAATCCCGGTGACCGGCGGCAACGTCAGCTTCTACAACCAGACCGGATCCACCGCGATCCTGCCGACCCCGGTGGTCGCGGTGCTCGGCGTCATCGACGACGTCCGCCGCCGCATCCCCAACGGAATCGGCACCGAGCCGGGCGAGACCCTGATCCTGATGGGCGAGACCCTCGACGAGTTCGACGGCTCCATCTGGTCGCAGGTCGAACACGACCACCTCGGCGGCGTGCCGCCGAAGGTCGACCTTCAGCGCGAGCGGCTGCTCAGCGACATCCTCATCGCAGCCTCGCGCGACGGACTCGTCTCGGCCGCGCACGACCTCTCCGAGGGAGGCCTGATCCAGGCCGTCGCCGAAGCCGCGCTCGCCGGTGAGACCGGCTGCCGCATCCTCCTCCCCGAGGGCGCGGACCCGTTCGTCACTCTGTTCTCCGAGTCGACCGGCCGCGTCCTCGTCGCCGTTCCGCGGACCGAGGAGTCGCGATTCACCGGCATGCTCACCGCACGCCAGATGCCGTGGACCCGGATCGGCGTCGTGGACCAGGGCAGCGACAGCCTCGAAGTCCAGGACCAGTTCTCGGTGACGCTCGACGAACTGCGCAAGACCCACGAGGGCACCCTGCCGAAGCTGTTCGGCTGA
- a CDS encoding glutamate-cysteine ligase family protein produces MGAEVSQQKFSGADRVRFRSQVSRGTEAIARMLSEGLFTDQGRTPEPLLGMEVELNLVDEAGEPSMANAEVLEAVADPDFQTELGQFNIEINVSPRPFVGGDTVSLEQMLRTSLNRAESRAASTGNHLLMVGMLPTLRHEHFARQWISTNPRYALLNEQIFAARGEDMEIDIAGVPLSGRTSPDRLHTTTDSILPEAACTSLQLHLRVAPEDFAAHWNAAQAVAGVQVALAGNSPFLAGKALWHETRIPVFEQATDTRPLELRNQGVRPRVWFGERWITTIFDLFEENTRYFPALLPVSSDADPVAELDAGRIPELEELRLHNGTVYRWNRPVYDVVDGHAHLRVENRVLPAGPTVVDIMANAAFYYGVVRGLVEADRPLWSQMSFDAAHENLAAGARWGLDSQMYWPDIGWVSPGELTLRRLLPLAEKGLDSFGVSEKAKRRYLGVIEGRCVTRQTGSVWQRRAVKAREDAGETRERALRGMVGDYRTLMHEGEPVHNWSL; encoded by the coding sequence ATGGGCGCCGAAGTGAGCCAGCAGAAGTTCAGCGGAGCAGACCGAGTTCGATTTCGATCGCAGGTCTCACGGGGCACCGAGGCGATCGCCCGGATGCTGTCGGAGGGGCTCTTCACCGATCAAGGCCGGACGCCGGAACCGTTGCTGGGCATGGAGGTCGAGCTCAACCTGGTCGACGAGGCCGGCGAACCGTCGATGGCCAACGCCGAGGTTCTCGAGGCCGTCGCCGATCCGGACTTCCAGACCGAACTCGGCCAGTTCAACATCGAGATCAACGTGTCGCCGCGACCGTTCGTCGGTGGCGACACCGTCAGCCTCGAACAGATGCTGCGCACCTCCCTGAACCGCGCCGAGTCGCGGGCGGCGTCGACAGGCAACCACCTGCTGATGGTCGGCATGCTGCCGACCCTGCGACACGAGCACTTCGCGCGGCAGTGGATATCGACCAACCCGCGTTACGCACTGCTCAACGAGCAGATCTTCGCCGCGCGCGGGGAGGACATGGAGATCGACATCGCCGGGGTCCCGCTGTCCGGGCGGACGTCGCCCGACCGGCTGCACACGACGACGGACTCGATCCTGCCCGAAGCGGCGTGCACGTCCCTGCAACTGCATCTGCGAGTGGCGCCGGAGGACTTCGCCGCGCACTGGAATGCGGCGCAAGCCGTCGCGGGTGTCCAGGTGGCGTTGGCCGGCAACTCCCCGTTCCTCGCGGGCAAGGCTCTCTGGCACGAGACCCGTATCCCCGTGTTCGAACAAGCCACCGACACCCGACCGTTGGAGCTGCGCAATCAGGGCGTCCGACCGCGCGTGTGGTTCGGCGAACGGTGGATCACCACGATCTTCGATCTGTTCGAGGAGAACACCCGCTACTTCCCCGCCCTGCTGCCGGTCTCGTCCGATGCCGACCCGGTGGCCGAGCTGGACGCCGGACGCATTCCCGAGCTGGAGGAACTGCGCCTGCACAACGGCACCGTCTACCGGTGGAACCGACCGGTGTACGACGTCGTCGACGGCCACGCGCATCTTCGCGTGGAGAACCGTGTGCTTCCGGCGGGCCCGACGGTCGTCGACATCATGGCCAACGCCGCGTTCTATTACGGGGTGGTCCGGGGCCTCGTCGAGGCCGACCGTCCGCTGTGGTCGCAGATGTCGTTCGACGCGGCGCACGAGAACCTCGCCGCCGGGGCCCGGTGGGGGCTCGACTCGCAGATGTACTGGCCGGACATCGGTTGGGTGAGCCCCGGCGAGCTGACGCTGCGTCGCCTGCTGCCGTTGGCCGAGAAGGGTCTCGACTCGTTCGGCGTCTCCGAGAAGGCCAAGCGCCGCTACCTCGGCGTGATCGAGGGCCGGTGCGTCACCCGGCAGACGGGGTCGGTGTGGCAACGACGCGCGGTCAAGGCTCGCGAAGACGCGGGTGAGACCAGGGAGCGGGCGCTGCGCGGCATGGTCGGCGACTACCGCACACTGATGCACGAGGGCGAGCCCGTGCACAACTGGTCGCTGTAG
- a CDS encoding sterol carrier family protein has translation MAPKDRIDPAQTRAAVLAVQDWLRDETLPNPPRPALAAAVRATARSIGQDAPGNSVELRVPPFVAVQCIEGVRHTRGTPPNVVETTPRQWLLLATGLESFDDAVADHRVSVSGHRAGDVAAFLPVVPLQTSP, from the coding sequence GTGGCCCCGAAAGACAGGATCGACCCCGCCCAGACGCGTGCGGCGGTGCTCGCCGTGCAGGACTGGCTGCGCGACGAGACCCTCCCGAACCCGCCGCGACCGGCGTTGGCCGCGGCGGTCCGCGCCACCGCCCGCAGCATCGGACAGGACGCGCCCGGCAACTCGGTGGAACTGCGCGTGCCGCCCTTCGTCGCGGTCCAGTGCATCGAGGGCGTCCGACACACCCGCGGCACCCCGCCCAACGTGGTCGAGACCACCCCGCGCCAATGGCTGCTGCTGGCCACCGGACTCGAGTCCTTCGACGACGCGGTCGCCGACCACCGCGTCAGCGTCTCTGGGCATCGGGCGGGCGATGTGGCCGCTTTTCTCCCCGTGGTGCCGCTGCAGACCTCACCGTGA